The following proteins are co-located in the Triticum aestivum cultivar Chinese Spring chromosome 1A, IWGSC CS RefSeq v2.1, whole genome shotgun sequence genome:
- the LOC123087740 gene encoding uncharacterized protein, which yields MARLRLYHLTLLSVFFFLTLTGLEAAGPSGGKKVTMTVQFPPADSPPGENITISTHYVGDDGVGDSHIHLDCDDHEPQLGSAVKHLVTSLEKIRDEEAPLSEAYDMPSEWMQVLFHLVSGKIRRDLLYYRSIVSARSSFARANNHSAALSSSHY from the exons ATGGCTCGGCTTCGGCTCTACCACCTGACCCTCCTCTCCGTCTTCTTCTTCCTGACCCTCACCGGCCTCGAGGCTGCCGGTCCGTCCGGAGGGAAGAAGGTGACCATGACCGTCCAGTTCCCGCCTGCCGACTCGCCGCCGGGGGAGAATATCACGATCTCGACGCACTACGTCGGCGATGACGGGGTGGGCGACAGCCACATCCATCTCGACTGCGACGACCACGAGCc TCAGCTCGGTTCCGCCGTAAAACACCTTGTCACGAGCCTGGAGAAGATACGAGATGAGGAGGCGCCACTATCCGAG GCCTACGATATGCCCAGTGAGTGGATGCAGGTTCTCTTTCATTTGGTCTCTGGGAAAATCAGGCGCGATTTACTTTATTACCGTAGTATTGTCTCTGCAAGGAGCTCCTTCGCTCGTGCGAACAATCACTCGGCAGCTCTATCCTCCTCGCACTACTAA